A genomic window from Desulfonatronum thiosulfatophilum includes:
- a CDS encoding DUF2905 domain-containing protein: MARFLIITGGLLIVLGLIWHFTPWLLNWFGKLPGDIRYESGRSRVFIPITSMIVISIVISVLINLFRR; encoded by the coding sequence ATGGCTCGATTTCTGATCATCACCGGTGGCCTGCTTATCGTATTGGGACTGATCTGGCATTTTACTCCCTGGCTTCTCAACTGGTTCGGGAAACTCCCGGGAGACATCCGCTATGAATCCGGACGCAGCCGAGTTTTCATCCCCATAACATCCATGATCGTCATCAGTATCGTAATATCGGTATTGATCAATCTTTTCAGGCGATGA
- the mtgA gene encoding monofunctional biosynthetic peptidoglycan transglycosylase — MIREVVQNLFWPFRMVKDKLRKRRSSLVKAVGKTLFFTIIAFVSLSVLLVVFLRFVPPPTSAFMIKRQLQGWVQDDRSPNIHYRWVDMEFISPHMALAVVAAEDQKFPHHRGFDFQSISQAIEERRANGRVRGASTITQQTAKNLFLWERRSLVRKGLEAWFAFLMEIFWPKSRILEVYLNIAEFGDGIYGVHSAALIFFGKEPLRLTRSEAALLAAVLPQPKRFSVAAPSQYIQQRAKQIERQMNNLGASYLTNL; from the coding sequence ATGATCCGGGAGGTAGTTCAAAATCTTTTCTGGCCGTTCAGGATGGTCAAAGACAAGCTTCGAAAACGCCGATCAAGCCTCGTCAAGGCAGTCGGGAAGACCTTGTTCTTCACGATCATCGCCTTTGTGAGCCTATCTGTCCTCCTGGTGGTTTTTCTTCGTTTCGTGCCTCCGCCCACCAGTGCTTTCATGATCAAAAGGCAGCTGCAAGGCTGGGTTCAGGATGATAGGTCGCCAAACATCCACTACCGATGGGTGGACATGGAATTCATATCACCGCACATGGCGCTCGCCGTGGTGGCCGCGGAGGATCAGAAATTTCCGCATCATCGGGGGTTTGATTTTCAATCCATATCCCAAGCCATCGAAGAGCGACGAGCGAACGGGCGAGTCCGTGGAGCCAGCACCATTACGCAACAGACCGCCAAGAATCTTTTTCTTTGGGAAAGAAGGAGTCTGGTGCGCAAAGGGTTGGAAGCCTGGTTTGCTTTCTTGATGGAAATTTTCTGGCCCAAGTCCAGAATTCTGGAAGTGTACCTCAACATCGCCGAGTTTGGCGACGGCATATACGGGGTGCACTCGGCGGCATTGATATTTTTCGGGAAAGAGCCTTTGCGACTGACCAGGTCGGAGGCCGCATTATTGGCTGCTGTGCTGCCCCAGCCCAAAAGATTCAGCGTCGCCGCTCCCTCTCAATATATTCAGCAAAGAGCCAAACAGATCGAGAGGCAGATGAACAACCTCGGAGCTTCCTATTTAACGAATCTTTAA